In Candidatus Obscuribacterales bacterium, the DNA window TTTAGCCAGACGCGCATCCCCGAACACACTGCCTGAAATCTGGGCTCCTTGGAGCACAATGGGGTTATCTATCATGGTGAATGCACCTCGCAAATCATTCCATCTAGATTAAAGGAAACTTGTGTATAAGCGGTAGCCCAAGTCGGGCGAGGGACTTTGAATCCAGCTCCCCTGCTCCCTGTTTGGGGAGAAGGGGTTGGGGAATGAGGGTCAACTTGCAAAACTGGGATGCTCCCGAAGTGCTGGTGTGAGGATGCGATCGCTTGCGATTAGACTATAAGCAACTTGGCTAAGGTCATGTTCTGGGACTGCCTGGGGTATGCTCGGTTCATACCACGGTCTACTCTAGTCTGCGATACGAGATGGTTACGCTGAGCGCTGTTGCCATCTAAGATGTAGGTTGCTATTGGGGCCATGGATGGAATGATCTAGGTTAAAACCGACGGCCGTCTGCACGTGAGCTGAGTTGCGCAGGTGTTGGATGGGTACAACATTCCTCCTATGAGTCCTATCCCATAAGCCAACTCTTGAGCGATCGCTCTGCCATGAGACCAGCCATCTTTCTCTACGATTCATTTCATCATGGATCTTGACGACCAGCCCATTCAAAACATTACCCTTCCGCCTTTGCTCTCTGGAAAACGAGCGTTGGCGGCAATTATGTTTACGGATGTGGAATCCTTCACCGCTAAGATGGCGCACAACGAAGCCCATGCCTTTACCCTGATTCATCGAGATTATGGGGTGATGCAGCAGGTCTGCCAGCAGTGGGACGGAAAAATTTTAAAGTCGCTAGGGGATGGGCTGCTGGTCTATTTCGAAAATGCTGAACAGGCTGTGCAGTGCGCCATCGAGATTCAGCAGCGCTTTGCAGATCATGCTGTGGGTTGTCCACCCCAAGATATTTTGAAGCATCGCATCGGCATTCACCTTGGTGAGGTGATCTTTAGCGGTACGGATGTGATGGGCAATGGGGTGAACATGGCCGCCCGCCTGCAGAAAGAAGCCGTGGCTGGCGGCATCAGCTTTTCCCAATCGGTCTACGATGCTGTGCGCAATCAGGTGCGATCGCCCGTCACCTATCTGGGATTGCGATCTCTGAAAGGCATCCAGTCGGCTGTTCCCATCTACCACATTGCTCCGCCCACTCCCGCCGTTAGTTTGCGGCAGCGGGTTTATGTGTCCTACCGCGATCAATCGCCGGATCTCAAGCTTGCCCATACGCTCTATGCTGCGATGTCAGCGGCGGGGCATTCGGCTTTTATGGCTGGTGAAAGTACCCATTTCTCCGACCACTGGGCTCAGCGCTTGGAAACAGAGCTGAATCAATGTGACTACTTCGTCCTCCTCCTGTCTGCCCAATCGGCGGGCAGTGAAATGATCATTGAAGAGGTGCGCCGCGCCAAGGAGCTACGCGGCTACACCAGCAATCGCAAGCCGGAAATTGTGCCGATTCGGGTGAATTTTCCTAGCCATGCTCTGCTGGACTACAACTTGAGTGGCTTCATTAATTTGCAAGGCTACCTCGATCGCATCCACCATTGGGAATGGCATTCCGATGCCGACACGACTGGTCTAGTGCAGGATATGCTGGCGCTGCTGTCTGAGGGGCGATCGCTGGAGGAACCGACCACCGATGAACAACCTTGGAGCGGGGGGATTCACCTGCCCGCGATCGCTGTGCCTGAAATGCCTGAGGGGCAGGTGAACCTCGCCTCGATTTTCTATACCGAACGTCCCCCCGTGGAGGTGCGCTGCCAGGAAGCCATTAGCCAGCCGGGGGCGCTCCTGCGCATCAAAGCCCCGCGCCAAATGGGCAAAACATCGCTGATGACGCGGGTGTTGCACTATGCTCAGCAGCTGCGCTACTACACCGTGCCCTTGAGTTTGCAATTAGCCGATGATCGAGCCCTGCGGGATTTAGATCAATTTCTCAAATGGTTTTGTGCCAGTGTGGGCCGGCGGCTGCAGTTGCCCAACCGCCTTGCGGATTACTGGGACGATATTTTTGGCAGCAAAGATAACTGCACCGCCTACTTTGAGGAATATCTGCTGAGCCAGCTGGATGCTCCCTTGGTGATCGGGCTGGATGAAGTGGACTACATCTTTCAGTATCCGGAGATTGCCGCTGACTTCTTCGTGTTGCTGCGGGCCTGGCACGAAGATGCTAAAAGTCGGGATATTTGGCAAAAGCTGCGCTTAGTGGTGGTGCATGCCACGGAAGTCTATGTCCCCATGGATATTAATCAGTCTCCCTTTAATGTTGGTACCCCCGTAGCTTTGCCGGAGTTTAGCGGTGATCAAATTTATAGCCTTGCTAAGCTCCATGGTCTGGCGTGGGATATGGGGGATGTGAATCAGCTAATGGCGCTCGTGGGTGGTCATCCCTACTTGGTGCGCCTAGCGCTCTACCACCTAGCCCGTCGGGACATTACCTTAGAACGGCTGCTCGATCAAGGAACCACCGAATCAGGGCTCTATGGGGATCACCTGCGCCGGCATTTGTGGAGCTTGGAGCAAAATCCTGATCTACTCCAAGCTATGACGCGAGTGGTGGTGGCGGATGGGCCAGTGCGGCTCGATGCAACCCAGGCCTTTAAACTGCACAGCATTGGCTTGGTGCATTTGCGGGGCAATGAGGTGGTGCCCCGCTGCTATTTGTATCGCCATTATTTGCGCGATCGCTTATCCAGTCGCTAGGGGCAATCGCTTATCCATGATCACATGGGCACTTTAGTAGTTCGCCGAGCAATATGGGCACACTGGACATAGGGTGTCATTCAACCATCATTGCCAACGTTAGATTCAACGATCAACCACGAACATTTATGCCTAGAGTGAGTCAAGGCCTAGAAGATATGGTCGAGACTATGGAGTTGCAAGATGATCAGGCTGGGGAGCTATGGGGCTTTTGCCAAGAAAGATTTTGAGTGGCCTAGAGCTGTTCATCCGGTGCGCTTAACGAAATCCCCCCTGATTGGGATGTGGTTAAACAGGACTTAGGAGTTCTTGAAAGACTGACTTTAGGCTGCACCTTGGCTACCTATCATCGAATATCTCCACCTCAAATTGAACATCTCTACCCCTAGCAGGTTACAACGCCATTCTTTTGGATCGCTTCCTGCTCTCCAACGGTGCCCCTGCCGATCCGGCGATCCATGGCATGAACTCGTGACTCTTGCATCACCTGCTGGTTTCATTCGTGGCGTTAACCTTGCGGTTCAACTATTGTGGTTCAAAGGTGATTCAACACTAGTCGCTTAGGTGAGGGGCGATCGCTCATGATTGCCTTGGGTTGAGTCGAGGGAAAGCTAGTGTAAACTCATGGAGTCAGTTCATGGGGTGTCTCAACTTCCGTACCTTTGCTGAGCAGATTGCTAGGGAAATCAAGTAGTTGTAAGGGGTGAACCTGAGACGATGTTTCGTTTGATGCGAGCGTTATTGCCGAATGTATAGAAGCATCCATGAACAACGTAAGTCACTCGGCTGAACTATATCAGGTTGGGGGGTCTCTGCCAGCCGATGCTTCAACCTATGTCCATCGCCCGGCTGATAAGGAACTTTATGAAGGTTTGCAGTCCGGCGAATTTTGCTATGTGCTGACGTCACGGCAGATGGGCAAGTCGAGTTTGCGGGTTCAGACTATGCGGCGGCTCCAGCGAATTGGGGTAGCTTGCGTTGCGGTGGATTTAACCAAGGTGGGCTGTCAAGATCTAACGCCGGAGCAGTGGTATGCCGGCTTGGCTCGCAGCTTGATCACGGGCTTTAATTTAGCCGATCAGGTGAACCTACGTACCTGGTGGCGCGATCGCGATATGTTGTCTCCCGTGCAGCGCTTTTGCGAGCTGCTGGAACAGGTCATTTTGGTGCAGATCCAGCAGCCGATTGTCATTTTCATTGATGAAATTGACAGCATTCTCAGCCTCAAGTTTTCCGTTGATGACTTTTTCTTTGCGCTGCGGGCCTGCTACGACTTTCGGGCCGATCAACCTGCCTACCAACGGCTCACCTTTGCCCTGTTTGGCGTGGCCTCTCCTTCCGATTTAATCAAAGACAAAAACCGTACGCCGTTCAACATTGGGCGAGCGGTACATCTCACTAGCTTTCAGCCCCATGAATGTCTGCCCTTGATGCAGGGGCTGAGCGCCTATGCTCAAGATCCACGTCAGGTCATGATGGAAATTCTGGGCTGGACGGGGGGCAAACCATTTCTCACCCAGAAACTATGTCGGCTGGTGCCTACCCTAGGGTTTATTGAACCGGGGCAGGAACGGGCCGCGATCGCTCGCCTCGTCCACACGCGCATTTTGGAAAACTGGCAGGCCCAAGACGAACCAGAACATCTCCGCACCATCAGCGATCGCCTCTTGCAGGGTGGTGTGATGACCAAGCAACTGCTGGCGCTCTACCGTCACATTCTCCAGCAGGGCGAGATTCCCATGGATACCAGCATGCCTCAGATGGAGCTACGGCTCTCGGGCTTGGTGGCTTCCTATGCGACAGGGCAGCGCATGAAGCAGCCGGTTTTGCGGGTGTATAACCGGATTTATGCCGCTATTTTTAACCTGGATTGGGTGAACTCTCATCTGAACCGAGTTTGTCCGTTTTATGATGCGCTGGCCGCTTGGGTGGTGTCGCGGGGGCAAGATCGGGCACCGTTGTTAACCGGGCAGGCGCTCCAGCGGGCGGTGGCTTGG includes these proteins:
- a CDS encoding AAA-like domain-containing protein, which codes for MDLDDQPIQNITLPPLLSGKRALAAIMFTDVESFTAKMAHNEAHAFTLIHRDYGVMQQVCQQWDGKILKSLGDGLLVYFENAEQAVQCAIEIQQRFADHAVGCPPQDILKHRIGIHLGEVIFSGTDVMGNGVNMAARLQKEAVAGGISFSQSVYDAVRNQVRSPVTYLGLRSLKGIQSAVPIYHIAPPTPAVSLRQRVYVSYRDQSPDLKLAHTLYAAMSAAGHSAFMAGESTHFSDHWAQRLETELNQCDYFVLLLSAQSAGSEMIIEEVRRAKELRGYTSNRKPEIVPIRVNFPSHALLDYNLSGFINLQGYLDRIHHWEWHSDADTTGLVQDMLALLSEGRSLEEPTTDEQPWSGGIHLPAIAVPEMPEGQVNLASIFYTERPPVEVRCQEAISQPGALLRIKAPRQMGKTSLMTRVLHYAQQLRYYTVPLSLQLADDRALRDLDQFLKWFCASVGRRLQLPNRLADYWDDIFGSKDNCTAYFEEYLLSQLDAPLVIGLDEVDYIFQYPEIAADFFVLLRAWHEDAKSRDIWQKLRLVVVHATEVYVPMDINQSPFNVGTPVALPEFSGDQIYSLAKLHGLAWDMGDVNQLMALVGGHPYLVRLALYHLARRDITLERLLDQGTTESGLYGDHLRRHLWSLEQNPDLLQAMTRVVVADGPVRLDATQAFKLHSIGLVHLRGNEVVPRCYLYRHYLRDRLSSR